gtttcgattctGTAGTTTTCGATTGTTCTCTGAGATATGTCGACACCATTCTGTCCATCATTGAAGACCTACTACTCGTGAAGAATTTGGTTGTCGTGTTTATGCACGATTTCATTGAAGTTCTTCATTGGTTTGCCGGCTCGACGAAGCATCATCGTTTGCCCGACTACACATTTGCGTTTCAGCTTGTCGTTCCACGTGCGGAGAATCGAACGAACGAGTATAGTGTCCTATCACAAGAAATTGCATCGATTTTGGCCGATGCAGCTGTGAAAATTGACTTTGATCCAGAAAACCGAACTCCTGCCACCGTTCCCTTAATAAACGATCAAGGAGTAGCGTGTGATCCCTCGTTTCGTACACTCTATTTTAACATTCTTAAAGAAGCAGACGAACTTCTTGACGCGCTGACTAGTGTGTGTGAATCGAAGGGCGCTATAGGTGGGGTAACACTCACGAAAGGAGGAGACCTGCCGACTGCCGCCAAAAAATGCACCGAATTTTCGAACATCTCATTTAATATACTCAAATTGACGAGAACGTCTGAGAATCGCTGGATCAAGTATGGACAGTGGAGCAAGGCAGAGAGAAGGTCGTTTGGCGCGTGGAAACTTAATCCTTACGCGGACACACTAACGCGGACCTCAGTACTACAAGTATCCGTTTACTCGAATCCTCCATTCACTTATTGGAACGACTCGGCTGCAAAATGGGAAGGCGTAGACATAGACTTACTAGACGCAATTCAGACTAATCTCACTACGACTCGATTCGTACTGAGCCGCTTCAACGAGAGCGTACCGCTTGGATATCAGAATCGTACTCAGCACGCCGTTGATCATCTGACTGAAGACGGGACGACATTGGCAGTGGGAGGCTTGACGATCGAGGAACGCTATAGGAATTTCTTTGGACGATCGTACTTTACGATTGGCGTTGGGTTTGCGACGCTGAACGCGCCACGAGATGaaaaggagagcgacgacaatAACATGTGGAATTTCATGAGTCCGTTTCATTGGACGGTTTGGCTCGTGTTGATTTGCttgatcgttttctcgtccgTCGTTTGCAAGTGGCTCGGCGTTGTGACGGGTTACAAGGATGGGCTGTGGATCAGTTGCTGCGCTCTCTTTTTCATGCAGGAAAATGCCCTGGTTCGAATGAAGAGCCCGTTTGCTCGAATCTACGTGTCTActctctgcttcttctttcttgttcTCGTCTCCTCCTACACGGCTAATATGGTgagttttttgacgtcagaaaacgTCGCTTTGCCTaaatcgttcgtcgatttgaaagaCTCGcaggtgacgtcaattgctCCCAGTCATTTAGTAGATCGACTAAAGAGTTCAGCAGGAATCAAAACTATTTCGTCGGTCTCGGACGAGTCGACGGCTCTACGCTTGCTTCGCACTGGAAAGGCAACTGCGTACATCGCCGAGAAACATCGACTTGACAGACTCGTTCTTTATCCCAACTGCGACCTGATTGTCTCCAACGACGTCATATATAAACAGCAGCTATCTTTTATTCATAAAGAATTACATTGGATTCTTCTCGGCGAAATCAACGCCGCGACGACCAGTTTCGTTGTCAATGGACGAGCCGAAGAGTCGtatcgacgatttctttcgtACGGTACACCAAAAGGTACGTGCGGCCAGTCGCACAGAGCCGAAGGCGgtggcagcggcgacgaagaggagtCATTGACTTTTTACAATCTCGGTGGAGTGTACATCATTATTGCCTGCATTGCTGTCATTTCAGTGATAGCGAACATCATATGGCGTGCTAAGTTGAAGagacgacggaaaatcgTCCCTCGATTGTCTCTTTCAGTCGGAGAGACTTCACTGCCTCAGGAATccgaataataataattataaaaGTTGGAAAGGAATGCGCAGCTCACTTTGCTTCTGCTATATATTCACATCTTGTTGTACATACCTATCACGTGAGTTCCAGACTGTGctgcgaaaacgacgacggtttgGCATCGCTCCTTCTCGCCGCGGTAGCACTGCACGAagcgaaatttgaaattttcaaagACTCTTTGGCAACATCCGTCGCTTCCCTTCAAATATGCAATTGGGCGTGGCCTGCATAACATTTTGTTTCCTCTTGAGCTTTGCAGgggaagcgaaagcgaagaagaaggaccTCAACATCGTTATACTTCGAGATGTGCATAAATCGAGAAACGCAAAGCCGCACCTTCCGCCATCACATGCTGAGAGACTGGGCTTGAATGCTTGGGAGTACAACTACGCAGTAAAAGGCTTCGTCAACGAGTTTCTGCTGAATCATACGAACTATCGACTCGCCAAGCTCAGAGAGGTGTCCGTAAACGGCGTTCGCGACGTGACGTATAAGAGCTACGAGTCTTCGTTTGACGCTCACGTCGTTTTCATACGCGGTGGAATCGACACGGTGTCGCAAGCATCAACCGTTTTATCGTTGTCAAATACTCCCGTCATTTCGTTGGAGCCTATTCATCATTGGGAGAGTGAGTCTCGTCGTCTGCCTCACGTTCTCACTCCGTGGTTTGGTCAGCATTTGAAGGGCAGAGCAACTTCTCAAATATTGACTCTGGATTCGGTAAAAAGAGTGAAATGGTGCACTGTGATTCGAGAGGAGACGATCAGCGTTGAGCTGAGGGAATTCAAAAAGGCTCAAAACGGTTTTCTCGCTGTTGCCGACTATATTGTATCGCAACTAGACTACCATTCCAATTTCAAGTCACTAGGAGATGCCGTTGCCCCCTTGCCCAACGGCACTTACTTTGAATATGTGGTCATTGATTGCCATCTCTACTTTCTTGATAGACTGCTTGTCGTCGTGTCAAGATTCATTCATCGTACGACAACGGTCTTTGTATTCCTGCACGATtatctcgacgtcgttcactGGATTGCCGATTCTCCAGCTTCTCATTTGCTGCCCGACTTTACGCTCCTACTTTACCAAAAAGTCATATATAATGAAGGTAACTCGACTGATTTGCCAAGCAGCATTTACGAAGCGCTCGAATGGGACTTGTTCACCTCAGTCGCCAGCGGAGCAGCGTCTTCGAATTTTAACGGATACAGGAAATATTCGAACGTGAGTTTCGCGCAGAGTGGATGTTTCGGAGTGGACAACGTGCAGTTTGTATCTCTGCTTGAGGGTCCCCAATTGCTGAATGCCCTCGAGTCCAATTGTGCGTTGGGCTTCAGTGGAAAAGTCCTTTTCACCAATGCTACCGAACTTCCTGCCAACTGCTTTAACGATTCGCTTGTCTCGTTCGAAATACGAAGGCTTCACGTCGATTGGGTTGACAATCGCACTACGACACGTTGGTCTACTTACGGAAACTGGACGAATGCAAAAGGCGCTCTTCTAAAGGCGCCTTTTCCGGACCTGTATGAGGCAATACAGGTGAATTACACGTTGACCGTCTTGGTCTATCCGTCGCCTCCGTTTACGATGTGGAATAACGAGACAAACAGCTGGGAAGGTGTCGAAGTGGATATATTGAAAATGATCGAGTTTGAGGAAGGCAGCGTGctaaattttgaatttgtcaGCTGGAACAGCTCGCAGATTCTTCCTGCTGCAGACGAGCGCGAATTTTGGTCAAAATTGGCAAAGACCTACGACCTTCTTATCGGAGGTTTTCCTCTCTCGCACAACAGAAACAACGCCAAATCTTACTTCACTACAGGAGTGACTATATTGACTCTAAATACGTCCGTGCAGAACGACGACAGTCTCACTTGGTGGGGTTTTCTCGATCCTTTTCGCTGGACCGTATGGCTCGTGACAGGGCTCCTTCTCTTGATATCGACCCTGATGAGCAAATGGCTTGGACTGGTGAACGACTACGGTGACGGGCTCTGGTTGAGTTCGGCATCGGTTTTCTTCATGAACGAGAATCGGCTCGTGCAGATGAGAAATCCGTTTGGTCGCATCTACATCGTCTCTCTCtgcttcgtctttctcgtacTCGTATCCGCCTACACGGCCAATATGATATCTTTTTTGACTTTGACCACCGAAAAGCCTCTGGCGACTCTATCCGCTCTAAAAGAGTCGAAGGGTCTCGTTGCGACGTCGTACTCTTTGGTCGACGAACTGCGCGACTCGGCTGGACTCAAGAGACTCAGGCCAGTCGATGACGAAGCCGTCGCATTAGAACTACTTCGAAATAATACGGTCTCTGCTTACATCGCCGAAAAAACCTCCCTAGATCGTCTTATCTTGAAATCTCGTCCATGCGACCTGCTTCTCTCCAGTGATTTGCTGTTTAAGAAACAGATTGCACCTTTTTTTGGTTCCAAGAGTGCCGACCAAAGGTTGTCTACACTAAATGGCGCCCTGGAAAGAACTACCGGAAATGGTATTGGATATACTCTGTACGACAAATACGTGGGACTTGGGCTAACTAAGAGCGGCTGTGAAATTGCGTACTCCAGTGCAGAAAGTGCCCGTGCTGAAGAATCGTTAGAGCTGCAGAATCTCGCCGGAATATTTATCGTGGCTGCAGCCGCTGCCGCCTTGTTTATCATTATGCGTCTACTCCTGGTCTGGTTAAGAAGAAGACCGTCGATTTCAATAACGCCAGCTGCATCCTAGTCAATTCTTTGATAATGCCTTGTCTGACGTATAAAGCATCCCTTCCGCTGTACGCGTGATCCAGCGTTTGACGTGATCATTCGTAGGAGGGCTTATCAGCCGATCTTAGGGCGTTACTTGGCGTCTTGGTAGTAGAgttctcgacgaaacgcgcgacgaaaagaagCTGCAGACCGCGACGTGGCCGTCTCTACATCGAATATCATGCGCGTGCCTCAGTTCTTCATTTTCCTGCTAGCAATTTTCGTCCTTCTTCCTTCTGAAGGAAGGGGAGGTTGCCCTGTTTCGGAATCTTACGAGGGCATTCCGGTCAGATTGACGATTACGACTGCTTACCTCACGGACAAactgtcgtttttcgccgacgtttTTCCTCAGTTTTGGAAGACGCACACAGTAaatcaagacgacgtcgagaagggCATCAATAGGGTCACGGTGAAAAAAGGATTGCCTCAATTGGGAAAATATCGGTTTGCTGAGAATCAGTACGCCAACCAGGCGGTCGGAAACAGAGAATCGTTTGCGTACACGTACTTGGCAGCAGCCGCACGTCCTAACAACGTCGTATTTGTGGCACTTCGGGATTTTGATAGCGTTAAATCGATAGCGCCTCTCAGTCAAATTTTCGCTCTTCCCTTTATTTCGCTCCTCCCTCTACACAACTGGTACAGCGAAGGATGGAAGATGCCGTGGCTCCTCACCCCACACACTGGACAATATTTGAAGGGCACAGCGGCCGTCGATCTGATCACGttctccgtcgacgaaaatcgagtCAAACACGTGATGGCCTTCAAAGAGGAAATAGGAAGTGAAGAGTGGAATAGATTTTACATGGAGAAGACTGGCACGACGAGTGTTCAcgtctctgacgtcatacttACGTTTGATACGGCGGAACGCGTCGGTAAAGACGTTGCAAAGGGAAGCGCTCCTGACGTTTATCTCGTTGATTGCCCCCTGATTAtgttcgaaatcgtctatcCTTTCTTGATTGATAGCGGCATTCTTGACAGCCAGTCTgtgctcgtcttttttcatGACATCCAAGAAATTCAGTATTGGCCGGGACTAAAAGACCTACTCAAAGTGAATGCTGCTGTCTTTTCGTTTAATGAGTGTTTTGGAGATAAAGAGACGTGCAGGGAAGATCTCGAGGACTTTCGCGATGCTTCGAGCTACGACGCTTTAGCCGACGATCTATATCATCTGTATCGTAATGCACTATTTCGGGGGAGAGGAGTGTTTGAGAGCTGCAGGTTTTCCGGAAACGAGACCTATTTTGTCAAGTGCggtaaaaaagaagaaagaggaacaTATAAACCAATAGAGATAATCATTCAGAACGAGGGTTCTTATCTGTTAGAGATGTTACAGACAGAATGCTACAACGGATCGGTGGGAAACGTGGCTTTGTCTGAAGCAGCACATGACAACTGCATTGACGATTCGAGAGTCTCCTTCCTTATCGTACAGCTGAATAGTTCGTGGACAGACGAGACTGGTCAGTTTCAATCGAACTGGTCCGTAGTGGGAAAGTGGACATTGAATGAAAGATTGAAAATGAAGGATGGTGCAACGGTGTATCCTACGACCGAGCGAAATACGACAATTGATCAGTCCCTTCGTATCGTTTTTCCTATCAGTCCACCGTTCGTGTATGAGTCAGCAAACGGCACCTATGCAGGAATCGACATAGACGTCGTAGAAAGGATACGAGAAGTAGTCGGTTTCACCAACGTCACGTTCGAACTTTGGACCGAACAGGTGAGCGGTACGTATTCCGACATGATCGAAGCGGTCGGAAAAGGCGACAAATGGGATTTGGGCGTCGGCGCCTTAACGTTTTCCGCCTCTCGCGCTTTGACGTCCAATTTCACGCAGTTTTACTTCACGTCGAGTCTGAGCATCATGGTGAAACGTTCGGTGAgcaacgattcgtcgtcggtgatGTGGAGATTCATGCAACCTTTTCAATGGTCTGTCTGGCTCACGTTATTAGGAATGTTTCTTCTATCAATGCTTGTTATGAAATGGTTGGGCTTAATTGGAGATTACGTCGGCGGCCTTTTTCTCAGCTTTGCaacctttttcttcatgAACGAAAACCGTCTCGTTCAAATGGGCAATCCGTTCGGTCGAATCTACATCTCCACTCTCtgcttcgtcgttctcgtcatcgtttcGTCCTACACGGCAAACATGGTgtcttttctgacgtcagatcCACTGACAACGTCTAGTGATATAACGGGACTTACGTCGCTGCGCAGTCGAAATGTGGCCGCTCGTCAATACACGAGCAATTGGAGGCAATTGACCGTCGCCGGAATGCGAAAATTGATACCGGTAGAAGGAGTAGATGAAGCACTCCAGCTGCTACGGAAAGGCTCGGTTGCCGCCTATATTGCCGATTCGCCATATCTCGAATGGATTAGCCGAACCGAATGCGATGTCGCGATTTTACCGGAGAAGATATTTGAGCAGCAGTACGCATATGCTGTCAATGAGCGATTTTATCGGCAATTCGGAGACAAAATTGACGAAGCAATTTTGGACGCCATTACTAATCGCATTGTCGTCAATTCGTACGACGATCACATACAAGGATTGCCGTCGTCTTGCCAGGAAGTGAGCAGCACTACGGAGGCCTTAGAAGTTTCCAATGTCGGTGGCGTTTTTATTATCAGTGCCGTTgctgcttttctttgcctgCTGCTCAAGGGGGTTCTGCATTGGaaaaatcaatcacaaaAGAAAGCACGAAATGCTGTCAACCCATTCAATCGAAACGGACGGCAAAACGGAAAGATGCCACAAGTACTAATTTCTTAATTTACCAAttggattttttgattttttttcagtatGGATTGCAGCACGTGGTACTAAAATTAGCCTCACCCTAGGTCGCGCTACTAAGTACAGCCCCCTGCAGCAAAGCACAAGCAAAGGACTGCTACAGCGCTACGAACCGGCAATGAGTGGAGGTTTGGGCTTGATTTACATCTCTATCGATCTCTTCATCGTTTCGTAGGCAGCGCTCCTGCTCTGGTTCACGCGACGACCGTTCGCGCATACGAATAGTAAGCGAgcctttctctcttcacGCGCCGCGTGCAAAACTTTCGCCTTAGCGCGCAGGGAAAACCGATCGACAGGGGTCGACTCGGTCTCGCTGTCCTCGGAAGTCCCTTCACGCAAGAGGCAAGAATAAATCGCTCGGGGGatataagaaaagaaaaagcgattcTCGATTCCCTACAGTACAAACTCATTCTCTACAAGAATAAACAGCAATACGTCTCGCAGGCTCCcatcgtttcgtcttttgcTTTCAATGTGAGGAGGTGTTTTAGGATCGGTTCGTCGTTCGACACCGCGCCCCCCGCGTCTTTTTGTCGCGCTTTAGGTCCAGTCGAACAAGTACGCCACCTATTACGACGATCATCGAAAGAGTTGGTCTCTCCTCTTCGACTCCGAAGAATCTCTCTTTGAATTTGTGAAGCAGGCGAGTCTCGAGGTGAAACATTGTAtctttttattgttttctGATTAGGTGGTTTTGGCTAAGACGAATcttcaagaaaagaaggaattTTTTGTATTGCAGGATCTAGTATTGGGGGAGGAATTTGTGAGTTGTCAAACGTTTTTGACGACGTAGACTCCGAATTGTACCAATTTAGCCTTGTCAAGTTGGCGACACAGTCGAATGCAAGTACAACGTTTGGCTCTTCAGTGACTATAAAATTGGAAAGGTATTATTTACTCATAGAAATAaggaatttattattctatTGACATTTTCTTAGTTGCTGGATAGCAATTATGGTTCAGATAAGGTTCTGTCTTTGCAGCTGGGCaaaggaaaggagacgaGAGTGAGATAGAAATAGAAGGAGGATTGGGCTAAATATTGACCTTTGTGATAGGGCATAGAAAAGGCGATAGCAAatatgaaagaaaacggccGACGCTTTATTGCTGTGTCGTCATCTTTAGCTTACGGAGCTTCAGTCAGTAGTGAATCGCTTGAATTAGAGAAACTGGTTCACGTTGACATTCTTTAGGGAGTTCCTAAGTTGATTCCTCGTGAGGCCACACTATTTTACGAGATAGAGTTATTGAAAGTAAGATTTTGATACTTGCATCAGGCCACGCCTAATGTTACTTGAATAAGGTGCTAAATGCCGATAAACGTGCTTCAGCTAAGGTCAAAGCAAGAGCCATCAAAGCTAGGTGACAAATACAATTGCTTTATAAATTTTTTCTGAGGGGTGTATATGCTGTAGGCAAGCTcgggagaaaaaggaaagtgAACAGTCAAACGATGGGACAAGCGATTTGGCTACAGATTCAAAAGCTGAGGCaggcttttttctttagcctcAAGAACGAGAATTATGACTTTCAATAGGATTTATTTGAGAGACAGGCAACGGCTGTTCCTGCCAATCCCAAACCATCCGTCGCCAAGTACCTGtgctttttctcttgattGGCCTATGAATGATTGTGGTCCACGGTGCAGGAAACGTCATCCTACGAGTGCATCGCCAAAAAGGCCAACGTTGGATCTTTTGgatgaggaagaagacgatgacgacgacaataaTTCTGTAGCTGTCAGTTCaaatcaagaagaagaagaagaagaggaagaagaggaggaggaggcggaggtgGAAATTGCTGATGATGTGATTGATTGTATAATTTATTTCAGGTTGGTGATCAATCGCCGCCTCCTAAGGCATCGGCACCCATTCCTGTCAAACCTAAGCCACCAGCAGTTGCCAAGTGATCTTTTGCTGGAACTTGGGGGGTAATTATAACCGCTTTTTTTCAGGAAACCGAAATCACCTGTGAAGTCACTTGGATCACCATCCCTGCCTGACTTGCCTACAGTATGTGCGCATTCAATTTGTTTGCGCTATTAGAAtttatgttttttttatgaAGCCAACCGCCGAACACACTCCACTTGACGCTATAAAAGCCAAACTGGCAAAGCGATCTTACATGGGAAGTCCTCCAAAACAGAGTGAGTCGAGTCAACTGTATACGCATGTTTACAAATGTTGGACAGGGAAGGGTTCTACGAAAGTCAAGGCCGAGGAGGTTTTCACGTCAATAGAAATTGGCTCGTACGTTTCGTTTATCTGCAAAGACGGCTCTCGACTGTACGGCATCGTTCGTTGGACGGGAAAACATCCAACGAAACCGGAAGAAGAGTTGGTTGGACTTCAGTTGGTGAGACAACCGCGTTTTCACTTGCGCGGGTGATAACCCCGTTTCTCTAGGATCTTCCGAGAGATGACGGTAACGATGGCAGTATCAAAGGGCAGAAAAAGTTTGACTGTCCACCGCGTTGCGGAGCCTTTATAAAGCAAGTAAACTGCACTCTCATAGCGAGACCGTCCGGAGACGGGCAAGAGGCACCACGTAAGATGAGGGAGGTAGGGGAAACTCTTTAATTAACAGTGTATTTCATAGATTCTACAGCTGCTAGTGAGAGCGAGCGACTGAAATCGGCGGAACAGCAGCTTCGATCGGCGCTTACGCGACTCGATAAggtggagaaagagaacgcgaAGCTTCGGCACGAATTGAAGGAAAGTCGAGCGCACTTTCAACAGCAAATGGACGCGGCTCGCGACAAGttcgagaaaaagaagcaaacgatacgcgaaaaggagaaagaaatcgacgaaatcaaagagGTAGCTCGacagaaaatgaaagagcgaacggaaaaaatgcgcgaagaagtcgaacgaaTGAAAACGGAGCACCAGCGTCAAGAGGCCCGCAACCGAGCCGAAATCGCCAACCTGAaaggaaaaatcgacgccggcgacgaagcgacggcgacggcgcgagCCCAAAACGtcattctcgtcgccgacgacgtacgCATTCCGGACAATCCGAAGACGATGAGCGCCGGTcaattcggcgtcgttcacATGGCCTCGTTTCGCGGCtgtcccgtcgccgtcgagctcgtcgaaCTGGCGACCCTATCGTCGTACACCGAGGCCCTATTCGTTGCCGAAGCGcacgaagcggcggcgcttCGTCATCCGAATCTCGTCGTTTTGATAGGGTTTCTTTTCACGCGAAATcatcccgtcgtcgtcaccgagATGTACGAGTCGACGTTGCGCGAGTTGCTCGCCAAGCGCGCGCTCGAGCGCGACGAAGTCTTTCGTGTCTCCTGCGACGTCGCCAAGGCGCTCAACTTTCTCCATCTCGCGAAACCGTCGGCTATCGTTCACGGCAACATTTGCAGTCCCGCCGTCGTTCTGACGGCGTCGCAGCACTTTCGTGCCAAGCTCGTGCATACGGGCGTAGCGACGTTTGCGACTAAGTCGCAGTCGTTTGCCATGCCGCACGCCGAAGCGTACGCGCCGCCCGGCGCCggtccgtcgacgaattccgACTGCTACAGCTTCGGCGTGCTTCTCTGCGAAATGTGCACGAGACGTTTGCCGATCGTCGAGCAGCGTGATAAACAGGTGGCGAGCATTTCGAATAAGGCCATTCGCGAGCTCGTCGTCTATTGTCTCGGTGACGATTCGAAGAAGCGAATGCCGAATATGAGCGggattattgattttctccgCAAACTTCTCAAGTAAGACGATTCCTTTATTTCTAGATCTCATACACGTGCTTGTTCAATACGAAGGTAGAAAAGTGGAGCCAACTCGCGTCACGTGATATAAATTATATTATAATagcttttttgttcttttcctTCACCTCTTTGTTCTCTTCTGCCTCCACATTCTTGATCTCTTCCACTGCTGCTTCTTTCTGTGTTGTTTCATCAGACTCCGATTTAATTGGAAGTTTGTCGTATGCTAGATTTTCATTCATTGGGACTGCCTCCACATCCTTGATCTCTTCCACTGCTGCTTCTTTCTGTGTCGTTTCGTTGGACTCTAATTTAATTGGAAGTTTGCCGTATGCTGAATTTTCATTCATTGGGATTGAGTCCAATGATGGGGAATCCTTTGTTGTTTTGGATTCAGCTTCACCAACTCTTGCTGCCGTGGTTGCAGCCGAGTGCAAATCGTCGTTGGCTTCTTTTCTGCTCACAGCCACCGGATCAGTGGCTCTATGGGtaaagaatgacgtcaccatttCACTCTGTGACACCTTGGCCGGAAGCTTCAATAGATTTTTTATGTAGGCTTCAATTTCCGGTCGACGAGTCTCCGCCAATTGGCGCGTGCTTCTCGAAAACATCCTCTTACCTTTTTCCCACGCTTCGATTATGCAAAAATAGGTGTGGTACTTACTCACCTGGCAAATAGGGTATAATTCTCTCGCTCTGCTCTGTCTGACCGGCCTCGTCCGGAAAGGAAGACAACAGTCGACACTGGAATTCGAAAAACTCCTGATAACTTCTCCATATTTGcgtcttcgacgaatcggaccacgagacgtcgacggcgaaggcgtGCTGCTTTGAAACAGCCGATTTTCGACGCTGCACGATGTCGACAACGCAAGCGCTGACAGGAACAAGGCCAGTCGGAGTAGGAGACGAAGCCATTGAGCGGGACCTTGCACGTGATCTCTCACGGCCCTCTCTCACGTGCGTCTAGAAGCTTTTCTCTACTGTACATAGACTCGAAGAAATGAATCGTAAAGTGGCTCTTTTACTATTCGAAAAGTGCATAAAGCGCGCCGTTTATCCGCTGCTGAGGAATGTGTTGGGCTCTTACTGTACGGGGATCACGTTTCTAGGACGTGACGTCGGATCGTTCGCTAGCCAATCACGTTGCAGCTATTAGCTTCTCTACTCAACTTAGTCAACAATTGCTCGTGTCGGAGTTTTTGCTGCGTGAATTGGCTCTCTAAATGGAGAGCGAAGTAGCTCCACCCCGAGTGACGACTCGGAAAGCTGCAAACGTCAGACGGCACCATGCGAGAAAGGGCCAGGGGGGAGGAGAACGGGACAAGGCAACGAAGACGCGACTGCTTATTCCCGGGCCGGATTCGGGAAAAGCAAAGCAGGTAAGCTCACTAAGGGCCATTTTGGCGCAAAAGAGATAGCAGATAATTCTTTTTGGCACGTGTTATTACACTCGTATCCAAGCACCTAGCGCACTGCACCCGTAGAGGAAGAAACTTCCAAAATGGCTGAATATGTCGTAGACCAAAGCAAAAGGCGAACGCGAAATGAAAAGAGCGATGATGGACTCCCGTCACGAATACATTCTCAGCGCAGTCGCTCAGAAGCTGTCGATGGAGcacagcgacgtcgaagagtgCATTCTCGAAGAAAATCAGGCAAGAAACCAATCCAATCGTCCTCCAAGCGATCTCAAACGCACGCTCGTCCTTCAGATCGAAATAAtggagcagtttttcgcCGCCAACGGCAGCCATCGTCTCATGTTCTACTACGAAAAAAACGGCGAAacgtccgtcgacgaatcgtcgtcgcatccTCGtcaatcgacggcgacgacgaagtcgaagcaTCATCTCTACGTCACGGACGGCACACGACAAGCGTTTACCGGTCTcagcgtcttttttcttcgaacGACTCCCAAGGCTATAACGACGGCTAATATCAGTCAGGTCAGTATAGGCACATAGAATAGGGCTCAAGtacaaattttattttaattgtttaattaattattttttaatttccaGGAAGTCAATTTTGGTGTTTTGGAGTCGCGAAACGGTGACGGCATCTTGGGTGCCATCGAGAAtcttctctcgtcgattttcattCCCGCTTTGTCGCACCAGTCCAGCTGGGGCGAGTTGTCGAGCAAGCAGGGCGAACTTCTTCGTGCCGACTTTCTGGGAAAATTGGAC
The Oscarella lobularis chromosome 3, ooOscLobu1.1, whole genome shotgun sequence DNA segment above includes these coding regions:
- the LOC136184228 gene encoding FK506-binding protein 15-like; protein product: MSGGSAPALVHATTVRAYEYAQGKPIDRGRLGLAVLGSPFTQEYKLILYKNKQQYVSQAPIVSSFAFNVQSNKYATYYDDHRKSWSLLFDSEESLFEFVKQVVLAKTNLQEKKEFFVLQDLVLGEEFPCQVGDTVECKYNVWLFSDYKIGKLLDSNYGSDKVLSLQLGKGKETRGIEKAIANMKENGRRFIAVSSSLAYGASGVPKLIPREATLFYEIELLKVLNADKRASAKVKARAIKARQAREKKESEQSNDGTSDLATDSKAEDLFERQATAVPANPKPSVAKKRHPTSASPKRPTLDLLDEEEDDDDDNNSVAVSSNQEEEEEEEEEEEEAEVGDQSPPPKASAPIPVKPKPPAVAKKPKSPVKSLGSPSLPDLPTPTAEHTPLDAIKAKLAKRSYMGSPPKQRKGSTKVKAEEVFTSIEIGSYVSFICKDGSRLYGIVRWTGKHPTKPEEELVGLQLDLPRDDGNDGSIKGQKKFDCPPRCGAFIKQVNCTLIARPSGDGQEAPHSTAASESERLKSAEQQLRSALTRLDKVEKENAKLRHELKESRAHFQQQMDAARDKFEKKKQTIREKEKEIDEIKEVARQKMKERTEKMREEVERMKTEHQRQEARNRAEIANLKGKIDAGDEATATARAQNVILVADDVRIPDNPKTMSAGQFGVVHMASFRGCPVAVELVELATLSSYTEALFVAEAHEAAALRHPNLVVLIGFLFTRNHPVVVTEMYESTLRELLAKRALERDEVFRVSCDVAKALNFLHLAKPSAIVHGNICSPAVVLTASQHFRAKLVHTGVATFATKSQSFAMPHAEAYAPPGAGPSTNSDCYSFGVLLCEMCTRRLPIVEQRDKQVASISNKAIRELVVYCLGDDSKKRMPNMSGIIDFLRKLLK